In Candidatus Berkelbacteria bacterium, the following are encoded in one genomic region:
- the rsmH gene encoding 16S rRNA (cytosine(1402)-N(4))-methyltransferase RsmH: MMDKTSKHIPVLVQETLGYLQLGNGGTYLDCTFGGGGHSREILRRIEPDGHVYALDRDGTVAPFAEELSREFPDRLKLFNLAYDRLDELDAKFDGILFDLGISSDQLEASGRGFSFSRNEPLDMRFDERSGQNASQLLMQTGAERLERIFRDLAEDRQYRSLVRKIVDARRREPIRTTNDFMRIVGTTQPSVLAPLFQALRIEVNDELHTLKIGLEKAAAALKDGGRLVVISFHSLEDRIVKEFMRENMTVVTKKPVIPSLEEQRSNPRSRSAKLRSAIKSTN; the protein is encoded by the coding sequence ATGATGGATAAAACTTCAAAACACATCCCTGTCCTAGTACAGGAGACGCTCGGCTATCTTCAGTTGGGAAATGGAGGAACTTATCTTGACTGCACGTTTGGCGGAGGGGGGCATTCAAGAGAGATTCTGCGTCGTATCGAACCCGACGGACATGTGTACGCTCTAGACCGGGACGGTACAGTTGCGCCATTTGCCGAAGAGCTGTCTCGCGAGTTTCCTGATCGGCTGAAACTTTTCAACTTAGCTTATGATCGACTAGATGAGCTAGACGCGAAATTTGACGGCATTCTGTTTGATCTCGGGATATCTTCTGACCAATTGGAAGCCTCGGGACGTGGGTTCAGCTTTAGCCGCAATGAGCCGCTCGATATGCGGTTTGATGAGCGAAGCGGTCAAAATGCCTCGCAGCTGCTAATGCAGACGGGAGCCGAGCGACTGGAACGCATCTTTCGTGATTTGGCCGAAGACCGGCAATACCGCTCACTGGTAAGAAAGATTGTCGATGCTAGGCGCCGCGAACCGATTCGTACCACCAATGACTTCATGCGGATTGTCGGCACCACACAACCCAGTGTTCTAGCGCCCTTGTTTCAAGCGCTCCGAATTGAAGTTAATGACGAGTTACACACCCTGAAAATTGGTTTAGAGAAAGCCGCAGCGGCTTTAAAAGACGGGGGTAGGCTGGTCGTCATTAGCTTCCATTCATTAGAAGATCGAATTGTTAAGGAATTCATGCGCGAAAATATGACCGTCGTAACAAAGAAGCCAGTTATCCCATCGTTAGAAGAGCAACGCTCTAACCCAAGAAGTCGGAGCGCCAAGTTACGGTCTGCAATTAAATCAACAAACTAG
- the mraZ gene encoding division/cell wall cluster transcriptional repressor MraZ, with protein MLIGEFTHNLDAKGRLSVPAKFRSELGSSAIVTRGLDKCLFLYPKAEWETMATRLANLPISSSNARAFARMMLSGAMEVEIDKQGRALLPGYLRDYAGIKGPVMVTGVFNRAEIWDKQTWDAYSKQAAVDNESNAEKLTEWEL; from the coding sequence ATGTTAATAGGAGAATTCACACACAATCTGGACGCCAAGGGGCGCCTCTCAGTGCCGGCCAAGTTCCGGTCCGAGTTAGGGTCATCGGCGATCGTCACCCGAGGACTCGACAAGTGTTTGTTTTTGTATCCGAAAGCGGAATGGGAAACGATGGCAACTAGACTCGCCAACTTGCCAATCTCCAGTTCCAACGCCCGGGCGTTTGCTCGGATGATGCTCTCAGGAGCGATGGAAGTGGAAATTGATAAGCAGGGGAGGGCGCTACTACCTGGGTACTTGCGTGATTACGCTGGTATCAAGGGACCAGTAATGGTTACGGGGGTGTTTAACCGTGCTGAAATTTGGGACAAGCAAACATGGGACGCATACAGCAAACAGGCTGCCGTTGATAACGAAAGCAATGCTGAAAAGCTGACCGAATGGGAACTCTGA
- a CDS encoding 4a-hydroxytetrahydrobiopterin dehydratase, whose translation MNELAKQKCVPCEGGVPPLKGKALEKLKSQLDSEAPGWNLRDAKHLEKTYKFPDFQSALEFVNGVGEIAESEGHHPNIEFGWGFVRIIIWTHKIDGLSESDFVLSAKIEDLNARS comes from the coding sequence ATGAACGAATTAGCCAAGCAAAAATGCGTCCCGTGTGAAGGCGGGGTTCCGCCACTCAAGGGCAAGGCCTTAGAGAAATTGAAAAGTCAGCTCGACAGTGAAGCGCCGGGCTGGAATTTGCGCGATGCCAAACACCTTGAAAAAACCTATAAATTTCCGGATTTCCAAAGTGCCTTGGAGTTTGTTAATGGGGTCGGCGAAATCGCCGAGTCTGAGGGCCACCATCCGAACATCGAATTCGGCTGGGGTTTTGTGCGAATTATTATTTGGACCCACAAAATCGACGGATTATCGGAAAGTGACTTCGTTCTCTCAGCGAAGATCGAGGACTTGAACGCGCGTTCTTAA